The following proteins are co-located in the Escherichia fergusonii ATCC 35469 genome:
- the uxaA gene encoding altronate dehydratase codes for MQYIKIHALDNVAVALADLAEGTEVSVDNQTVTLRQDVARGHKFALTDIAKGANVIKYGLPIGYALADIAAGEHVHAHNTRTNLSDLDQYRYQPDFQDLPAQAADREVQIYRRANGDVGVRNELWILPTVGCVNGIARQIQNRFLKETNNAEGTDGVFLFSHTYGCSQLGDDHINTRTMLQNMVRHPNAGAVLVIGLGCENNQVAAFRETLGDIDPERVHFMICQQQDDEIEAGIEHLHQLYNVMRNDKREPGKLSELKFGLECGGSDGLSGITANPMLGRFSDYVIANGGTTVLTEVPEMFGAEQLLMSHCRDEATFEKLVTMVNDFKQYFIAHDQPIYENPSPGNKAGGITTLEDKSLGCTQKAGSSKVVDVLRYGERLKTPGLNLLSAPGNDAVATSALAGAGCHMVLFSTGRGTPYGGFVPTVKIATNSELAAKKKHWIDFDAGQLIHGKAMPQLLEEFIDTIVEFANGKQTCNERNDFRELAIFKSGVTL; via the coding sequence ATGCAATACATCAAGATCCATGCGCTGGATAACGTCGCGGTCGCTTTAGCTGATTTGGCTGAAGGCACAGAAGTCAGTGTCGATAACCAGACTGTTACGCTGCGCCAGGATGTTGCTCGTGGACATAAATTTGCGTTAACGGATATCGCAAAAGGGGCCAACGTCATTAAATATGGCCTGCCGATTGGTTATGCATTGGCGGATATTGCGGCGGGGGAACACGTTCACGCCCACAATACGCGCACGAATCTGAGCGATCTGGATCAGTATCGCTATCAACCTGATTTTCAGGATCTGCCTGCGCAAGCGGCAGATCGTGAAGTGCAGATCTATCGTCGCGCTAACGGCGATGTCGGGGTGCGTAACGAGCTGTGGATCCTGCCAACCGTAGGCTGTGTCAACGGCATCGCACGACAGATCCAGAACCGTTTTCTGAAAGAGACCAACAACGCCGAAGGCACTGACGGCGTGTTCCTCTTCAGCCACACCTACGGCTGCTCGCAGCTGGGTGACGATCACATCAATACCCGCACCATGCTGCAAAACATGGTGCGCCACCCGAACGCAGGCGCGGTGCTGGTAATTGGTCTGGGCTGTGAAAACAACCAGGTTGCCGCATTCCGTGAAACGCTGGGTGATATCGATCCTGAACGCGTTCATTTCATGATTTGCCAACAGCAGGATGATGAGATCGAAGCCGGGATCGAGCATTTGCATCAGTTGTATAACGTGATGCGCAACGACAAGCGCGAGCCGGGCAAACTCAGCGAACTGAAGTTTGGTCTGGAATGTGGTGGTTCTGACGGTCTTTCTGGTATTACCGCTAACCCAATGCTGGGGCGTTTCTCTGACTACGTAATTGCTAACGGCGGTACTACCGTACTAACCGAAGTGCCGGAGATGTTTGGCGCAGAGCAGTTACTGATGAGTCATTGCCGCGACGAAGCAACGTTTGAAAAACTGGTCACCATGGTCAATGACTTCAAGCAGTACTTTATTGCGCATGACCAGCCGATATACGAAAACCCATCACCGGGGAACAAAGCGGGCGGTATTACCACACTGGAAGACAAATCCCTCGGCTGTACACAAAAAGCGGGTTCCAGCAAAGTGGTTGACGTGCTGCGTTACGGCGAGCGTCTGAAAACGCCGGGGCTAAACTTGTTAAGTGCGCCGGGTAACGATGCCGTAGCGACCAGCGCCCTGGCGGGTGCGGGCTGCCATATGGTGCTGTTCAGTACTGGTCGTGGTACGCCGTATGGTGGATTTGTGCCAACGGTGAAAATCGCCACCAACAGTGAACTGGCGGCGAAGAAAAAACACTGGATCGACTTTGACGCTGGTCAGCTGATCCACGGTAAAGCGATGCCGCAGTTGCTGGAAGAATTTATCGACACTATTGTTGAGTTTGCCAACGGTAAGCAAACCTGCAACGAGCGTAATGACTTCCGAGAACTGGCAATTTTTAAAAGCGGCGTAACGCTATAA
- a CDS encoding YgjV family protein yields the protein MTVYWLAQGVGVIAFLIGITTFFNRDERRFKVQLSIYSVFIGIHFFLLGVFPAGASSILNAIRTLITLRTRSLWVMAIFIVLTGGFGLAKFQHPMELLPVVGTVISTWALFRFKGLTMRCVMWFSTCCWLTHNIWAGSIGGTMIEGSFLLMNGLNIIRFWRMQKRGIDPFIVEKNKQEKAPSAVDERG from the coding sequence ATGACCGTCTACTGGTTGGCCCAGGGGGTTGGCGTCATAGCCTTTCTGATTGGGATCACCACCTTCTTCAACCGCGATGAGCGTCGCTTCAAAGTACAGCTTTCCATCTACAGTGTATTTATTGGCATACATTTTTTTCTGCTGGGGGTATTTCCTGCTGGAGCCAGTTCTATTCTTAATGCTATTCGTACGTTAATTACTTTACGTACGCGTAGTCTGTGGGTTATGGCGATATTTATCGTTTTGACAGGTGGCTTTGGTCTGGCGAAGTTTCAGCACCCAATGGAATTACTACCCGTAGTCGGTACTGTCATCAGTACCTGGGCATTATTTCGCTTTAAAGGCCTGACTATGCGCTGTGTGATGTGGTTCTCCACCTGTTGCTGGTTAACTCACAATATTTGGGCTGGATCGATTGGTGGCACGATGATTGAAGGAAGCTTTCTGCTGATGAACGGCCTGAACATTATTCGTTTCTGGCGTATGCAGAAGAGAGGAATTGACCCGTTTATCGTCGAGAAAAACAAGCAAGAAAAAGCCCCTTCCGCTGTAGACGAAAGGGGCTAA
- the sstT gene encoding serine/threonine transporter SstT, protein MTTQRSPGLLQRLAQGSLVKQILVGLVLGIILAWVSKPAAEAVGLLGTLFVGALKAVAPVLVLMLVMASIANHQHGQKTSIRPILFLYLLGTFTAALTAVVFSFAFPSTLQLTTGAGDITPPSGIVEVMRGLLMSMVSNPIDALLKGNYIGILVWAIGLGFALRHGNETTKNLINDMSSAVTFMVKLVIRFAPIGIFGLVSSTLATTGFDALWGYAQLLMVLVGCMLLVALVINPLLVWWKIRRNPFPLVLTCLRESGVYAFFTRSSAANIPVNMALCEKLNLDRDTYSVSIPLGATINMAGAAITITVLTLAAVHTLGVPVDLPTALLLSVVASLCACGASGVAGGSLLLIPLACNMFGIPNDIAMQVVAVGFIIGVLQDSCETALNSSTDVLFTAAACMAEDERLSNNALRN, encoded by the coding sequence ATGACTACGCAACGTTCGCCGGGGCTGCTTCAGCGTTTGGCTCAGGGAAGCCTGGTAAAACAAATATTGGTCGGTCTCGTTCTCGGGATCATTCTGGCATGGGTTTCAAAACCTGCAGCTGAAGCTGTCGGTCTGTTAGGCACCTTATTCGTTGGCGCACTGAAAGCGGTTGCTCCGGTTCTTGTGCTGATGCTGGTTATGGCTTCTATTGCTAACCACCAGCACGGGCAAAAAACCAGTATTCGCCCGATTCTGTTTCTCTATCTGTTAGGTACTTTTACTGCTGCACTGACGGCGGTAGTTTTCAGCTTCGCCTTCCCTTCAACACTACAACTCACCACTGGTGCAGGCGATATCACACCGCCATCCGGCATTGTGGAAGTCATGCGCGGCCTGCTGATGAGCATGGTATCTAACCCAATTGATGCTCTGCTGAAAGGTAATTATATCGGCATTCTGGTATGGGCAATTGGCCTCGGCTTTGCACTGCGCCACGGTAACGAGACAACAAAAAACCTGATTAATGATATGTCCAGTGCCGTCACCTTTATGGTGAAACTGGTGATTCGCTTCGCTCCCATTGGTATTTTCGGCCTGGTCTCTTCCACACTGGCAACTACCGGGTTTGATGCACTGTGGGGGTACGCGCAACTGCTAATGGTGTTGGTTGGCTGTATGCTGCTGGTTGCACTGGTGATAAACCCGTTACTGGTATGGTGGAAAATTCGTCGTAATCCGTTCCCGCTGGTGCTGACCTGCCTGCGCGAAAGTGGCGTATACGCCTTCTTTACCCGCAGCTCTGCGGCCAATATTCCGGTGAATATGGCGTTATGTGAAAAACTGAATCTTGATCGCGATACCTATTCCGTTTCTATTCCACTGGGCGCCACCATCAATATGGCAGGTGCGGCAATCACCATCACCGTATTAACACTGGCAGCGGTACATACTCTGGGTGTTCCGGTGGATCTGCCGACAGCATTATTATTGAGTGTAGTGGCTTCGCTGTGTGCTTGTGGTGCTTCCGGCGTCGCGGGCGGCTCGCTGTTACTGATTCCGCTGGCCTGCAATATGTTCGGTATTCCGAACGATATTGCCATGCAAGTGGTTGCCGTTGGCTTTATTATCGGCGTATTGCAGGACTCCTGTGAAACCGCCCTGAACTCCTCCACTGACGTACTGTTCACTGCTGCGGCCTGCATGGCGGAAGACGAACGTCTGTCAAACAACGCGCTACGTAACTAA
- the alx gene encoding TerC family membrane protein Alx, with amino-acid sequence MNTVGTPLLWGGFAVVVAIMLAIDLLLQGRRGAHAMTMKQAAAWSLVWVTLSLLFNAAFWWYLVQTEGRAVADPQALAFLTGYLIEKSLAVDNVFVWLMLFSYFSVPAALQRRVLVYGVLGAIVLRTIMIFTGSWLISQFDWILYIFGAFLLFTGVKMALAHEDESGIGDKPLVRWLRGHLRMTDTIDNEHFFVRKNGLLYATPLMLVLILVELSDVIFAVDSIPAIFAVTTDPFIVLTSNLFAILGLRAMYFLLAGVAERFSMLKYGLAVILVFIGIKMLIVDFYHIPIAVSLGVVFGILVLTLIVNAWVNYQHDKKQQMQ; translated from the coding sequence ATGAATACTGTCGGCACGCCATTGTTATGGGGCGGATTCGCTGTTGTTGTCGCCATTATGCTGGCTATCGACCTGTTGTTACAGGGGCGTCGTGGGGCACATGCCATGACCATGAAACAGGCTGCGGCCTGGTCGCTGGTCTGGGTGACGCTGTCTTTACTGTTTAACGCCGCTTTCTGGTGGTATCTGGTGCAAACCGAAGGTCGCGCCGTTGCCGATCCACAGGCACTGGCCTTTCTCACCGGTTATCTGATTGAGAAATCGCTGGCGGTCGATAACGTCTTTGTCTGGCTGATGTTGTTCAGCTATTTCTCTGTCCCGGCGGCGTTACAACGGCGCGTGCTGGTGTATGGCGTACTCGGGGCGATTGTTCTGCGTACCATCATGATCTTCACTGGCAGTTGGCTGATTTCGCAGTTCGACTGGATCCTGTATATCTTCGGTGCCTTCCTGCTGTTTACCGGTGTGAAGATGGCGCTCGCCCATGAAGATGAATCAGGCATTGGCGACAAGCCGCTGGTGCGCTGGCTGCGCGGTCATTTGCGCATGACCGACACCATCGACAACGAGCATTTCTTTGTGCGTAAGAATGGTTTGTTGTATGCCACGCCGCTGATGCTGGTACTGATTCTGGTGGAGTTGAGCGACGTGATTTTCGCCGTGGATAGCATTCCGGCTATCTTCGCCGTGACCACCGATCCGTTTATTGTGCTGACCTCAAACCTGTTTGCGATCCTCGGCCTGCGTGCGATGTATTTCCTGCTGGCGGGCGTAGCAGAACGTTTCTCGATGCTCAAATATGGTCTGGCGGTGATTCTGGTGTTTATCGGTATCAAGATGCTGATTGTCGACTTCTACCATATTCCGATCGCCGTTTCGCTGGGTGTGGTGTTTGGCATTCTGGTACTGACTCTTATCGTCAATGCCTGGGTGAATTATCAGCACGATAAAAAACAACAGATGCAGTAA
- a CDS encoding Gfo/Idh/MocA family protein has product MIRFAVIGTNWITRQFVEAAHESGKYKLTTVYSRSLEQAQHFANDFSVEHLFTSLEAMAKSDAIDAVYIASPNALHFSQTQLFLSHKIHVICEKPLASNLAEVDAAIACARENQVVLFEAFKTASLPNFHLLRQALPKVGKLRKVFFNYCQYSSRYQRYLDGENPNTFNPAFSNGSIMDIGFYCLASAVALFGEPKSVQATASLLASGVDAHGVVVMDYGDFSVTLQHSKVSDSVLASEIQGEAGSLVIEKLSECQKVCFVPRGSQMQDLTQPQHINTMLYEAELFAELVDEHLVDHPGLAVSRITAKLLTEIRRQTGVIFPADSVKQ; this is encoded by the coding sequence ATGATACGTTTCGCTGTGATTGGCACGAACTGGATCACCCGCCAGTTCGTCGAGGCCGCCCATGAGAGCGGTAAATACAAGTTAACCACCGTCTATTCCCGCAGCCTTGAACAGGCCCAGCACTTCGCCAATGATTTTTCTGTCGAGCATCTGTTTACGTCGCTGGAAGCGATGGCGAAAAGCGATGCCATTGACGCGGTGTATATTGCCAGCCCGAATGCCCTGCACTTTTCCCAGACACAACTTTTCCTTAGCCACAAGATACATGTGATTTGCGAGAAACCGCTGGCGTCGAATCTGGCGGAAGTGGATGCAGCCATTGCCTGTGCGCGGGAAAATCAGGTGGTGCTGTTTGAGGCATTTAAAACCGCCAGCCTGCCGAATTTTCATTTGTTGCGCCAGGCGCTGCCGAAAGTCGGCAAATTGCGTAAAGTCTTTTTCAACTATTGCCAGTATTCCTCGCGATATCAGCGTTATCTGGACGGCGAGAATCCCAACACCTTCAATCCGGCATTCTCCAACGGTTCAATTATGGATATCGGCTTTTACTGTCTGGCGTCGGCGGTGGCGTTATTTGGTGAGCCGAAAAGCGTGCAAGCGACCGCCAGTTTGCTGGCAAGCGGTGTGGATGCCCACGGCGTGGTGGTGATGGATTACGGTGATTTCAGCGTTACGTTGCAGCACTCAAAAGTGAGCGATTCTGTCCTGGCAAGCGAGATTCAGGGCGAAGCGGGATCGCTGGTGATTGAAAAACTGTCTGAATGCCAGAAAGTGTGTTTTGTGCCGCGCGGCAGCCAGATGCAGGATCTCACTCAGCCGCAGCATATTAATACCATGCTCTACGAAGCAGAGCTGTTTGCTGAACTGGTGGATGAACATCTGGTGGATCATCCAGGGTTGGCGGTCAGTCGCATCACCGCCAAACTGCTGACCGAGATCCGCCGCCAGACGGGGGTGATTTTTCCGGCAGATAGCGTAAAACAATAA
- a CDS encoding M48 family metallopeptidase: protein MSNLTYLQGYPEQLLSQVRTLINEQRLGDVLAKRYPGTHDYATDKALWQYTQDLKNQFLRNAPPINKVMYDNKIHVLKNALGLHTAVSRVQGGKLKAKAEIRVATVFRNAPEPFLRMIVVHELAHLKEKEHNKAFYQLCCHMEPQYHQLEFDTRLWLTQLSLGQDKI, encoded by the coding sequence ATGAGCAATCTTACTTATCTTCAGGGTTATCCCGAGCAGCTACTTTCCCAGGTGCGCACGCTGATTAATGAACAGCGTCTGGGCGATGTGCTGGCAAAACGCTATCCAGGAACGCACGACTACGCCACCGATAAAGCCCTCTGGCAATATACTCAGGATCTGAAGAATCAGTTTCTGCGCAATGCCCCGCCGATCAATAAGGTGATGTATGACAATAAGATTCATGTGCTGAAAAACGCGCTCGGGTTACATACCGCTGTTTCGCGTGTGCAGGGCGGCAAGCTGAAAGCAAAAGCAGAGATCCGCGTCGCTACTGTGTTTCGTAACGCGCCAGAACCGTTTTTGCGCATGATCGTGGTGCACGAGTTGGCGCACCTGAAGGAGAAAGAGCACAACAAAGCGTTTTACCAGTTGTGCTGTCATATGGAACCGCAGTACCACCAGCTTGAGTTCGACACCCGGCTGTGGCTAACGCAGTTGTCGCTTGGGCAGGACAAAATCTGA
- the rlmG gene encoding 23S rRNA (guanine(1835)-N(2))-methyltransferase RlmG, producing the protein MSHLDNGFRSLTLQRFPATDDVNPLQAWEAADEYLLQQLDDTEIRGPVLILNDAFGALSCALAEHKPYSIGDSYISELATRENLRLNGIDESSVKFLDSTADYPQQPGVVLIKVPKTLALLEQQLRALRKVVTSDTRIIAGAKARDIHTSTLELFEKVLGPTTTTLAWKKARLINCAFNEPLLADAPQTVSWKLEGTDWTIHNHANVFSRTGLDIGARFFMQHLPENLEGEIVDLGCGNGVIGLTLLDKNPQAKVVFVDESPMAVASSRLNVETNMPEALDRCEFMINNALSGVEPFRFNAVLCNPPFHQQHALTDNVAWEMFHHARRCLKINGELYIVANRHLDYFHKLKKIFGNCTTIATNNKFVVLKAVKLGRRR; encoded by the coding sequence ATGAGCCACTTAGACAACGGTTTCCGTTCACTGACATTACAACGTTTTCCGGCGACGGATGACGTTAACCCGCTACAGGCGTGGGAAGCGGCGGATGAATATTTGCTGCAACAGTTGGACGACACAGAAATCCGCGGCCCGGTGTTGATCCTGAATGATGCCTTTGGTGCGTTAAGTTGTGCACTGGCGGAACATAAGCCGTACAGCATTGGCGACTCATACATCAGCGAACTGGCGACGCGCGAGAATTTACGCCTCAACGGGATTGATGAGTCGAGCGTGAAGTTTCTCGACAGCACCGCCGACTACCCGCAACAGCCGGGTGTGGTGCTGATCAAAGTGCCGAAAACACTGGCATTGCTGGAACAGCAACTGCGTGCGCTGCGCAAAGTGGTCACGTCGGATACACGTATTATTGCCGGTGCCAAAGCCCGTGACATTCACACTTCCACGCTGGAACTGTTCGAAAAAGTGCTCGGCCCGACCACCACCACGCTGGCATGGAAAAAAGCTCGCCTGATTAATTGCGCTTTCAATGAACCGCTGCTGGCCGATGCGCCGCAGACCGTTAGCTGGAAGCTGGAAGGTACTGACTGGACTATCCACAACCATGCGAATGTCTTCTCCCGCACCGGGCTTGATATCGGCGCGCGCTTCTTTATGCAACATCTGCCGGAAAATCTCGAAGGTGAGATTGTCGATCTCGGCTGTGGTAACGGCGTTATTGGCCTGACACTGCTTGATAAAAACCCGCAGGCGAAAGTGGTGTTTGTCGATGAATCACCGATGGCGGTTGCTTCCAGCCGTTTGAACGTTGAAACCAACATGCCCGAGGCGTTGGATCGCTGCGAGTTTATGATCAACAACGCGCTCTCCGGCGTGGAGCCTTTCCGCTTTAATGCTGTGCTCTGCAACCCGCCGTTTCATCAGCAACATGCGCTGACTGATAACGTCGCCTGGGAGATGTTCCACCATGCCCGCCGCTGCCTGAAAATCAACGGCGAGCTGTATATCGTTGCCAACCGTCACCTGGATTACTTCCATAAACTGAAGAAGATTTTCGGCAACTGCACCACTATTGCGACGAATAATAAATTTGTGGTGCTGAAAGCGGTGAAGCTGGGGCGTCGTCGGTAA
- the opgB gene encoding phosphatidylglycerol--membrane-oligosaccharide glycerophosphotransferase: MSELLSFALFLASVLIYAWKAGRNTWWFAATLTVLGLFVVLNITLYASDYFTGDGINDAVLYTLTNSLTGAGIGKYILPGVGIVLALTAVFVSLGWILRRRRHHPHHFGYSLLALLLALGSVDASPAFRQITELVKSQTRDGDPDFAIYYKEPAKTIPNPKLNLVYIYGESLERTYFDNEAFPDLTPELGAIKNESMDFSHTMQLPGTDYTIAGMVASQCGIPLFAPFEGNASASVSSFFPQNICLGDILKNSGYQNYFVQGANLRFAGKDVFLKSHGFDHLYGAEELKGVVADPTYRNDWGFYDDTVLDEAWKKFEELSRSGQRFSLFTLTVDTHHPDGFISRTCNRKRYDFDGKQNQSFSAVSCSQENIATFINKIKASPWFKNTVIVVSSDHLAMNNTAWKYLNKQDRNNLFFVLRGDKPQQETLAVKRNTMDNGATVLDILGGDNFLGLGRSSLSGQSMSEIFLNIKEKTLAWKPDIIRLWKFPKEIKAFTIDQDKNTIAFSGSHFRLPLLLRVSDKRVEPLPESEYSAPLRFQLADFAPRDNFVWVDRCYKMARLWAPELSLSTDWCVSQGQLGGEQRVQHVDKPQWQGKTAFKDTVIDMERYKGNVDTLKIVDNDIRYKADSFIFNVAGAPEEVKQFSGISRPESWGRWSNAQLGDEVKIEYNAPLPKKFDLVITAKAYGTNASKPIPVRIGNEEQTMVLGNEVTTTTLHFDNPNSASTVVIVPPEPIATNEGNILGHSPRKLGIGMVEIKVVEREG, translated from the coding sequence TTGTCAGAGTTACTCTCCTTTGCCCTTTTCCTCGCTTCCGTGCTGATTTATGCCTGGAAAGCAGGTCGTAACACCTGGTGGTTTGCCGCCACGCTGACGGTGCTTGGGTTATTTGTTGTGCTCAATATCACCCTATATGCTAGCGATTATTTTACTGGTGACGGCATCAATGATGCAGTGCTTTACACGCTGACAAATAGCCTGACTGGCGCGGGCATTGGCAAGTATATTCTGCCAGGCGTTGGTATTGTGCTGGCGCTGACTGCAGTTTTTGTTTCGCTGGGTTGGATCCTGCGCCGTCGTCGTCATCACCCGCACCATTTTGGTTATAGCTTACTGGCTCTGCTCTTAGCGCTGGGCTCTGTAGATGCCAGTCCGGCATTTCGGCAGATTACGGAACTGGTTAAGTCGCAGACTCGCGATGGCGATCCCGATTTTGCTATTTACTACAAAGAACCGGCAAAAACGATCCCGAATCCGAAACTGAATCTGGTGTATATCTATGGCGAAAGTCTTGAGCGCACCTATTTTGATAACGAGGCCTTCCCGGATCTGACGCCAGAGCTGGGGGCAATTAAAAATGAAAGCATGGATTTCAGCCACACGATGCAGCTACCTGGTACGGATTACACCATTGCCGGAATGGTTGCCTCGCAGTGTGGAATTCCTCTGTTTGCGCCTTTTGAGGGTAACGCCTCGGCGTCAGTTTCCAGCTTCTTTCCACAAAATATCTGTCTTGGCGATATCCTGAAAAACTCCGGTTATCAGAATTATTTTGTCCAAGGGGCCAATTTGCGCTTTGCGGGCAAAGATGTGTTCCTGAAATCTCACGGTTTTGATCATCTGTACGGTGCAGAAGAGTTAAAAGGTGTCGTAGCCGATCCAACCTACCGCAATGACTGGGGCTTTTACGACGATACGGTGCTTGATGAAGCCTGGAAAAAATTTGAAGAGCTTTCCCGGTCTGGTCAGCGGTTTTCATTATTCACACTGACGGTGGACACTCACCACCCTGACGGTTTTATCTCCCGTACCTGCAATCGCAAACGGTATGACTTTGATGGTAAACAAAATCAATCGTTTAGCGCAGTGAGCTGCAGCCAGGAAAATATTGCTACTTTCATTAATAAAATCAAAGCATCGCCGTGGTTTAAAAACACGGTGATTGTGGTTTCGTCAGATCATCTGGCAATGAATAACACGGCGTGGAAATACCTGAACAAACAGGATCGTAATAACCTGTTTTTTGTACTGCGTGGTGATAAACCACAACAGGAAACGCTGGCGGTGAAGCGTAATACGATGGATAACGGCGCAACCGTACTGGATATCCTTGGTGGCGATAATTTTCTTGGTCTTGGCCGTAGCAGTTTGTCCGGGCAGTCGATGTCGGAAATTTTCCTGAATATCAAAGAGAAAACACTGGCCTGGAAGCCAGATATAATTCGGCTGTGGAAATTCCCGAAAGAGATAAAAGCGTTCACAATCGATCAGGATAAAAACACCATTGCGTTTTCTGGCAGCCATTTCCGCTTACCGCTGCTGCTACGTGTTTCCGATAAACGTGTAGAACCACTGCCTGAAAGTGAATATTCTGCCCCACTGCGCTTCCAGTTGGCGGACTTCGCCCCACGCGATAACTTTGTCTGGGTCGATCGCTGCTACAAAATGGCGCGGCTGTGGGCACCTGAATTATCGCTTTCTACCGACTGGTGTGTGTCTCAAGGGCAACTGGGCGGAGAACAACGTGTACAGCATGTTGATAAACCACAATGGCAGGGTAAAACCGCTTTCAAAGATACGGTTATCGATATGGAGCGCTATAAAGGTAACGTCGATACGCTGAAAATCGTTGATAACGATATCCGTTATAAAGCCGACAGTTTTATCTTTAATGTCGCAGGCGCGCCGGAAGAGGTAAAACAATTCAGTGGCATTTCCCGCCCGGAGTCGTGGGGACGTTGGTCCAACGCCCAACTGGGTGATGAAGTGAAAATTGAATACAACGCACCGCTGCCGAAGAAATTTGATTTGGTGATTACTGCCAAAGCCTACGGCACGAACGCCAGCAAACCGATACCCGTTCGCATTGGTAATGAAGAACAGACAATGGTGCTGGGTAATGAAGTCACTACCACCACGCTGCATTTTGATAACCCCAACAGCGCCAGTACCGTAGTAATTGTGCCGCCGGAACCCATCGCCACCAACGAGGGGAATATCCTGGGGCATTCACCACGAAAACTGGGGATTGGTATGGTTGAAATCAAAGTTGTTGAGCGTGAAGGTTAG